Proteins found in one Pseudochaenichthys georgianus chromosome 13, fPseGeo1.2, whole genome shotgun sequence genomic segment:
- the LOC117457658 gene encoding protein FAM124B isoform X1, whose amino-acid sequence MFGRVALLKRRSYDENVDSGAETAESDCSMMSSSDIELVTSRVRQQRQPQLLPMNLHLLANPGDSLLLQHSLDRLLRWLCPSLRIFHVSERASPFRSYTHLCPVAGYPSVAITFFLHEAYGEERILKVLDFFQHPPWQYHHTETCGSQTGGVHIISNSSSSNAMLQPYLLPSRDFYSLGAGMPVWGVRPVHCGGEILRVTLYSGYDNYEDAVRLYETVLQRQAEEQKTGFCWFTLHTEPGLCMQLALKQLSPGVRVEPCSSAVLQFSVEEIGQLVPLLPNPCTPISGSRWQTEDLDGNKVLFQVKTPAQPQRPLTCAFPLTCPSVPPRGVQLRSPAQGPCLSPCSLTTPRHTHRQAGLRPRSDPALEKLYGGGVAESQGSGSCCSSTPPGSSCYSSQRSSPAPPSTPNHPDSPLRPSITRSLSHLLLEEDEEEPEINVDTGVSLLSDSAVKILTRSSSVELLMTPHPERPAAVGASAVQGLAKELIECLPWTHKHPQVSSGTWGSAGCTHAARKACSGRTVTSRQSPSRGPFIESRTTAELLSAHTHKTDDEFFI is encoded by the exons ATGTTTGGAAGAGTGGCGCTGTTAAAGAGGAGATCCTACGATGAAAACGTGGACTCTGGAGCTGAAACTGCCGA ATCTGACTGCAGCATGATGTCATCCTCTGACA TCGAGCTTGTGACCAGTCGGGTCAGGCAGCAGCGGCAGCCTCAGCTCCTGCCGATGAACTTGCATCTGCTGGCCAACCCCGGGGACtccctgctgctgcagcacagcCTGGACCGCCTGCTCCGCTGGCTCTGCCCCAGCCTCCGCATCTTCCACGTGTCCGAGAGGGCCTCCCCATTCAGGAGCTACACACACCTCTGTCCTGTGGCAG GCTACCCTTCTGTGGCCATCACCTTCTTCCTCCATGAGGCCTACGGTGAGGAGCGGATCCTCAAAGTGCTGGACTTCTTCCAGCACCCGCCCTGGCAGTACCACCACACTGAGACGTGCGGCAGCCAGACCGGGGGGGTCCACATCATCTCCAACAGCTCGTCCTCCAACGCCATGCTGCAGCCCTACCTCCTGCCCAGCAGAGACTTCTACAGTTTGGGGGCAGGCATGCCTGTGTGGGGGGTGCGCCCAGTCCACTGTGGAGGAGAGATACTTCGTGTGACACTCTACAGTGGATACGACAACTACGAGGATGCCGTGCGGCTCTATGAGACGGTGCTGCAGCGGCAGGCGGAGGAGCAGAAGACCGGCTTCTGCTGGTTCACGCTCCACACAG AGCCGGGGCTGTGCATGCAGCTGGCGTTAAAACAGCTGTCTCCAGGGGTCCGGGTGGAGCCCTGCAGCTCTGCCGTGCTGCAGTTTAGTGTGGAGGAAATAGGCCAGCTAGTCCCTCTGCTGCCCAACCCCTGCACCCCCATCAGTGGCTCCCGCTGGCAGACAGAGGACCTGGATGGAAACAAAGTTCTCTTCCAG GTGAAAACCCCGGCTCAGCCTCAGCGACCTCTGACCTGTGCTTTCCCCCTGACCTGCCCCAGCGTGCCCCCCCGAGGGGTGCAGCTCAGGAGCCCGGCCCAGGGCCCCTGCCTGTCGCCCTGCAGCCTCACAACGCCCcggcacacacacaggcagg CAGGCCTCAGACCGCGCAGTGACCCCGCCCTGGAGAAACTTTATGGAGGGGGGGTAGCAGAGAGCCAGGGGTCAGggagctgctgcagcagcaccCCTCCAGGCAGCTCCTGTTACTCCTCCCAGCGCAGCAGCCCTGCACCCCCCTCCACCCCCAATCACCCCGACTCCCCCCTGCG CCCCTCCATCACCCGCTCTCTGTCCCATCTCCTCCTggaagaggatgaggaggagccagagatCAACGTAGACACCGGAGTCTCACTGCTCTCAGACTCGGCAGTCAAAATACTTACTCGCTCTTCCTCCGTGGAGCTGTTGATGACTCCTCACCCTGAGAGACCTGCAGCTGTGGGGGCTTCAGCTGTCCAGGGTCTGGCCAAGGAGCTGATTGAGTGTCTGCCATGGACACACAAACACCCTCAGGTCTCCTCCGGGACTTGGGGCTCCGCGGGATGTACGCACGCAGCCAGGAAGGCCTGTAGCGGCAGGACTGTGACGTCAAGACAAAGCCCCTCCAGAGGACCCTTCATAGAGAGCAGGACTACTGCTGAGCTGctgtcagcacacacacacaagacggatgatgagttcttcatctga
- the LOC117457658 gene encoding protein FAM124B isoform X2 → MFGRVALLKRRSYDENVDSGAETAESDCSMMSSSDIELVTSRVRQQRQPQLLPMNLHLLANPGDSLLLQHSLDRLLRWLCPSLRIFHVSERASPFRSYTHLCPVAGYPSVAITFFLHEAYGEERILKVLDFFQHPPWQYHHTETCGSQTGGVHIISNSSSSNAMLQPYLLPSRDFYSLGAGMPVWGVRPVHCGGEILRVTLYSGYDNYEDAVRLYETVLQRQAEEQKTGFCWFTLHTEPGLCMQLALKQLSPGVRVEPCSSAVLQFSVEEIGQLVPLLPNPCTPISGSRWQTEDLDGNKVLFQVKTPAQPQRPLTCAFPLTCPSVPPRGVQLRSPAQGPCLSPCSLTTPRHTHRQGLRPRSDPALEKLYGGGVAESQGSGSCCSSTPPGSSCYSSQRSSPAPPSTPNHPDSPLRPSITRSLSHLLLEEDEEEPEINVDTGVSLLSDSAVKILTRSSSVELLMTPHPERPAAVGASAVQGLAKELIECLPWTHKHPQVSSGTWGSAGCTHAARKACSGRTVTSRQSPSRGPFIESRTTAELLSAHTHKTDDEFFI, encoded by the exons ATGTTTGGAAGAGTGGCGCTGTTAAAGAGGAGATCCTACGATGAAAACGTGGACTCTGGAGCTGAAACTGCCGA ATCTGACTGCAGCATGATGTCATCCTCTGACA TCGAGCTTGTGACCAGTCGGGTCAGGCAGCAGCGGCAGCCTCAGCTCCTGCCGATGAACTTGCATCTGCTGGCCAACCCCGGGGACtccctgctgctgcagcacagcCTGGACCGCCTGCTCCGCTGGCTCTGCCCCAGCCTCCGCATCTTCCACGTGTCCGAGAGGGCCTCCCCATTCAGGAGCTACACACACCTCTGTCCTGTGGCAG GCTACCCTTCTGTGGCCATCACCTTCTTCCTCCATGAGGCCTACGGTGAGGAGCGGATCCTCAAAGTGCTGGACTTCTTCCAGCACCCGCCCTGGCAGTACCACCACACTGAGACGTGCGGCAGCCAGACCGGGGGGGTCCACATCATCTCCAACAGCTCGTCCTCCAACGCCATGCTGCAGCCCTACCTCCTGCCCAGCAGAGACTTCTACAGTTTGGGGGCAGGCATGCCTGTGTGGGGGGTGCGCCCAGTCCACTGTGGAGGAGAGATACTTCGTGTGACACTCTACAGTGGATACGACAACTACGAGGATGCCGTGCGGCTCTATGAGACGGTGCTGCAGCGGCAGGCGGAGGAGCAGAAGACCGGCTTCTGCTGGTTCACGCTCCACACAG AGCCGGGGCTGTGCATGCAGCTGGCGTTAAAACAGCTGTCTCCAGGGGTCCGGGTGGAGCCCTGCAGCTCTGCCGTGCTGCAGTTTAGTGTGGAGGAAATAGGCCAGCTAGTCCCTCTGCTGCCCAACCCCTGCACCCCCATCAGTGGCTCCCGCTGGCAGACAGAGGACCTGGATGGAAACAAAGTTCTCTTCCAG GTGAAAACCCCGGCTCAGCCTCAGCGACCTCTGACCTGTGCTTTCCCCCTGACCTGCCCCAGCGTGCCCCCCCGAGGGGTGCAGCTCAGGAGCCCGGCCCAGGGCCCCTGCCTGTCGCCCTGCAGCCTCACAACGCCCcggcacacacacaggcagg GCCTCAGACCGCGCAGTGACCCCGCCCTGGAGAAACTTTATGGAGGGGGGGTAGCAGAGAGCCAGGGGTCAGggagctgctgcagcagcaccCCTCCAGGCAGCTCCTGTTACTCCTCCCAGCGCAGCAGCCCTGCACCCCCCTCCACCCCCAATCACCCCGACTCCCCCCTGCG CCCCTCCATCACCCGCTCTCTGTCCCATCTCCTCCTggaagaggatgaggaggagccagagatCAACGTAGACACCGGAGTCTCACTGCTCTCAGACTCGGCAGTCAAAATACTTACTCGCTCTTCCTCCGTGGAGCTGTTGATGACTCCTCACCCTGAGAGACCTGCAGCTGTGGGGGCTTCAGCTGTCCAGGGTCTGGCCAAGGAGCTGATTGAGTGTCTGCCATGGACACACAAACACCCTCAGGTCTCCTCCGGGACTTGGGGCTCCGCGGGATGTACGCACGCAGCCAGGAAGGCCTGTAGCGGCAGGACTGTGACGTCAAGACAAAGCCCCTCCAGAGGACCCTTCATAGAGAGCAGGACTACTGCTGAGCTGctgtcagcacacacacacaagacggatgatgagttcttcatctga